One Eublepharis macularius isolate TG4126 chromosome 6, MPM_Emac_v1.0, whole genome shotgun sequence DNA segment encodes these proteins:
- the LOC129332708 gene encoding uncharacterized protein LOC129332708: MRRATFEYIVGELREDLVRETTHMRDPVPPEEMIAITIWKLATGTTNSATLPAFGRGVSTVCGIFDEVCELIAAKLTEKWICIDYLEDIISGFEERGFPNAWGAVDGTHIEIRSPPFSGDKYINRKGYCSMILQAVVDSDARFLDIFVGFPGRAHDARVLRNSPLFKRLEDGARRPKRPVTLEGVTFDPVIIGDPAYPLRPWLMKPYPAPSTRAQERFNYRLSRARMSVERSFGILKNRWLYLQRPLLVSERLMVAVITTCCILHNICLSRGDIVYGPFPREPLMEPGDERPQIPWSEAALTARAVSIRAAISTHFQQNR; encoded by the coding sequence atgcGACGTGCCACGTTCGAGTACATTGTTGGGGAGCTTCGCGAAGATCTCGTCCGCGAGACGACCCACATGCGCGACCCAGTCCCTCCCGAGGAGATGATCGCCATCACCATCTGGAAGCTTGCCACGGGAACCACAAACTCCGCGACACTGCCCGCATTTGGCCGTGGCGTCTCTACCGTCTGCGGGATATTCGACGAGGTCTGCGAGCTCATCGCTGCAAAGCTGACCGAGAAGTGGATCTGCATCGATTACCTCGAGGACATTATCTCCGGGTTCGAGGAGAGGGGATTCCCCAATGCCTGGGGCGCCGTGGACGGGACACACATCGAGATCCGTTCTCCGCCTTTCTCTGGGGACAAGTACATCAACCGCAAGGGATACTGCTCCATGATTCTCCAGGCGGTGGTGGACAGCGATGCACgattcctggacatttttgtgggcttcccGGGAAGGGCGCATGACGCGCGTGTGCTCCGTAACTCGCCCCTGTTCAAGAGACTCGAGGATGGTGCCCGTCGCCCGAAGCGGCCGGTCACTCTGGAGGGGGTCACATTCGACCCGGTAATCATCGGGGACCCCGCCTATCCTCTTCGGCCCTGGCTCATGAAGCCCTATCCGGCGCCATCAACGCGCGCCCAGGAGCGCTTTAACTACAGACTGAGCCGGGCGCGCATGAGTGTGGAACGCTCGTTCGGAATTCTGAAAAATCGCTGGCTTTATTTACAGCGGCCCCTACTTGTCAGCGAGCGCCTCATGGTCGCGGTAATCACCACCTGCTGCATCCTTCACAACATTTGCCTCTCGCGCGGGGACATCGTTTACGGGCCGTTCCCGCGCGAGCCGCTGATGGAGCCCGGGGATGAGCGGCCGCAGATTCCCTGGTCCGAGGCCGCTCTAACTGCGCGGGCAGTATCGATTCGTGCCGCCATAAGTACGCACTTCCAGCAAAACCGATAA